The Pseudomonas sp. HOU2 DNA window CGACCTGGGCGGCGCGGATGCACATATAAAAGGTTTCGAAACGTGGACCGTGGTAGCTGTGCTCGGTGTGATAGCCCTGACTGTCGAACCAGTCGTGCCATGCCTGCGGGCGCGAGGCATTTTGCAGCAGCACCAGATCGGTCAGTTGCGTCGGGTCGGTGAACGGCTGATCCGGCAGGCTGCCCGGCGCGCAGACCGGCACCAGTTCTTCGCCGAACAGCTTCAGGCATTCGGTGCCGGGACGTGAGCCTTGGCCGAAATAGAACGCCAGATCGCTGCGCCCCTGCAGCAGGTCATCGGCTTCCTGCTCGTTGCACAAGTCGAGATGGATCGACGGATGGCGAAGGCGCCAGCCCTTCAGACGGGGCACCAGCCAGCGCGCGCCGAAGGTCGAGGGCGTGGAAACGCGCAGGACTTCGGTCTCGCCGCCGTAGGAACGCAGGTAATGCGTGGACATTTCCACCTGCGTGAGGATTTTTCGGACTTCCACCAGGTACAAATCCCCGGCCGGGGTCATCTGCAAACGCCGACGCACCCGGCGAAACAACAAGTGCTGCAACAGTTCCTCAAGCTGCGCGACCTGTTTGCTGACCGCGCTCTGGGTCAGGTTCAGTTCTTCGGCGGCCCGGGTGAAGCTCAGGTGCCGGGTCACGGCTTCGAAGCACTGCAGCGCAGTGATCGACGGCAAGTGGCGTTTGTTCAGCATGGGTGATCCCTTTTTCTTGTCTTTCTGTGCGCAGCATGAATAAACGGAATGATATCTCGCGTAAAGGTCGTTTGTTGCCTTGCCCTCGGGAAGCTACAACTAAAGGCCTGCCCGGTCGTGAACGTTCGGCCGCACACATTCAGTTTTCCGCTTGAGGAGTGACCCATGGTTGCCGCATTGCTTGATCGTCTTGGTGTGAACCCGGCCCTGTACCAGAACGGCAAAGTGCCGGTGCATTCGCCCATCGACGGCAGCCGCATCGCCGCCGTGAACTGGGAAGGCCCGGCCGAAGTCGAGCAGCACATCAGTCGCGCAGATCATGCGTTCGAGCAGTGGCGCAAGGTGCCGGCCCCGCGTCGCGGCGAGCTGGTGCGTCAGTTCGGCGAAGTGCTGCGTGAATACAAGGCTGACCTCGGCGAGCTGGTGTCGTGGGAAGCGGGCAAGATCACTCAGGAAGGCCTCGGTGAAGTGCAGGAAATGATCGACATCTGCGACTTCGCCGTCGGCCTGTCGCGTCAACTGTACGGCTTGACCATCGCCTCCGAGCGCCCGGGCCACCACATGCGTGAAACCTGGCATCCGCTGGGCGTGGTCGGCGTGATCAGCGCGTTCAACTTCCCGGTCGCAGTGTGGGCGTGGAACACCACGCTAGCGTTGGTCTGCGGCAACCCGGTGGTGTGGAAACCGTCGGAGAAAACCCCGCTGACCGCACTGGCCTGTCAGGCGCTGTTCGATCGTGTGGTGAAGAATTTCAGCGATGCGCCGGCGCACCTGTGCCAGGTGATCATCGGTGGCCGTGACGCTGGCGAAGCGCTGGTGGATGATCCGCGTGTCGCGCTGATCAGCGCCACCGGCAGCACCCGCATGGGCCGCGAAGTGGCGCCGAAAGTCGCCGCACGTTTCGCCCGCAGTATTCTGGAGCTGGGCGGCAACAACGCGATGATCCTCGGCCCGAGCGCCGATCTGGACATGGCCGTACGCGCCATTCTGTTCAGTGCGGTCGGTACTGCCGGGCAGCGTTGCACCACCCTGCGTCGACTGATTGCTCATGAGTCGGTGAAGGAAGAAATCGTCACCCGCCTCAAAGCCGCCTATTCGAAAGTGCGCATCGGCCATCCGCTGGAAGGCAATCTGGTCGGTCCGCTGATCGACAAGCACAGCTTCGAAAACATGCAGGACGCGCTGGAGCAGGCGCTGAGCGAGGGCGG harbors:
- a CDS encoding aldehyde dehydrogenase family protein, giving the protein MVAALLDRLGVNPALYQNGKVPVHSPIDGSRIAAVNWEGPAEVEQHISRADHAFEQWRKVPAPRRGELVRQFGEVLREYKADLGELVSWEAGKITQEGLGEVQEMIDICDFAVGLSRQLYGLTIASERPGHHMRETWHPLGVVGVISAFNFPVAVWAWNTTLALVCGNPVVWKPSEKTPLTALACQALFDRVVKNFSDAPAHLCQVIIGGRDAGEALVDDPRVALISATGSTRMGREVAPKVAARFARSILELGGNNAMILGPSADLDMAVRAILFSAVGTAGQRCTTLRRLIAHESVKEEIVTRLKAAYSKVRIGHPLEGNLVGPLIDKHSFENMQDALEQALSEGGRVFGGKRQLEDQFPNAYYVSPAIVEMPEQSDVVCSETFAPILYVVGYSDFQEALRLNNAVPQGLSSCIFTTDVREAEQFMSAVGSDCGIANVNIGPSGAEIGGAFGGEKETGGGRESGSDAWRAYMRRQTNTVNYSLELPLSQGITFD
- a CDS encoding LysR family transcriptional regulator, whose amino-acid sequence is MLNKRHLPSITALQCFEAVTRHLSFTRAAEELNLTQSAVSKQVAQLEELLQHLLFRRVRRRLQMTPAGDLYLVEVRKILTQVEMSTHYLRSYGGETEVLRVSTPSTFGARWLVPRLKGWRLRHPSIHLDLCNEQEADDLLQGRSDLAFYFGQGSRPGTECLKLFGEELVPVCAPGSLPDQPFTDPTQLTDLVLLQNASRPQAWHDWFDSQGYHTEHSYHGPRFETFYMCIRAAQVGCGVALLPRFLVEEELADGKLVIPWQHAMPSSDAYYLAYPEHAAEVPKVRDFVKWMLEQIDSPDA